The genomic region ATTCATTCGCAAAACCGGCAACTGTTTTTCCAACCGTACCATCTAAAGTTGGGTCAATTTCATCTATTACCTGCAGCGGTTCCTTGGCAGCTTCTTCCAATTTGTCCTTCCATTCGCTAAAAATATTTTCGATATCAACCGTATCAGTCTGTTCTATAAATTCAGATTCGAGGTCTTCAATTCGCTTCTCATACTCACAAACTTTGAAAGGTAATTTTTCTATAATTCTTGAAATCGCAGACTCAATAATGGTTGCAGTATAACGCGGAAATATTGGAGGCATTACAAGGTCAAATTCCTCATAAAATAATTTCATTTGCCCATAATAAGCCAGCTCACCTGGGCCGGCAACATAGCCGAGCGTTGGCAACATTTTATCTTGTATTACCGGTCTGAGAAATACATTTGGTGAAAATTTTTCGGGGTGATTTTCAATCTCTTCCAAAAGCTCGAAATGTGACCATCTTTTTTTGGAACCAGCTGTCCAGTCATCTTCGCATTTGTGAATTTTAATTCGCTCTTTCTGTTCGGATAGATAAAAAAGGTTAGAGTCCCCGTTCATTACCTGCCGATGAAAATTTCTTTCCAGTTCTGCACTCTTTGACTCTATAGATTCATAAATCGAATCAGCTTTGTCGATACTTTTTTTAAATGCGGGTGCCGCTAATTTTTTTATAGCAGAAAAATTACTTCCTGCAATTAAAACCCCCTCTTGGGCAAACCACTCATTAATTAAACCGGAAAATGCCTTAGCATGCGTATTCCCTTCTCTATAATACTGATCCAGAAGCTCCCATAATGACTCAGAAAAATCTGTATCAAAAAGCTCTTCTTTTACTTTTTCTTTAAAGGATTTAATTGCATCGGTCAGCTTTTCTTCAGAAACCGGGGCACCACTACCCTTCTTATCTAAAACAACCTTACTGAAATCGTCTCGCCCTGTAATACCAACCCAGGAGATTTCTTCAAAATCATGATCCTCATCTGCCAGCCAAAATACCGGAACTACAGGACGGCCTAAATCCTTCTCGTATTTCCGAGAAAGTAAAATTGCAGTCAGGGTTTTATAGATTGTGAATAATGGTCCCCCAAATAAGCCTAGTTGCTGTCCCGTTACTACAACCAAAGCATCATCTTTTGCCAATTTCTCACGTTGATTCTTTTGGCTATCAGCAATTCCCAATTCTTTATGATACTCAGAAAGTGCTGCAAGATAATTTTTTTTAGACTCAGCATCGGAAAGAGAATTGGCTCTGCGCTCTATTTCCTTTTTGTCGAGCGGATTAAAAACATAAAACGATTTTAGCGAATCGAAGTTAGTAAGGTAGGTGTTAAATAGAGTCGAATAAGAAAGTTCGCTGAACGAACAGCCAGATATATCCAAAATTTATCCTTTCATTTTAGAAATGCGGTCTCTTATTTTTGCCGCTTTCTCGTAGTTTTCAGTTTCAATAGCAGTTTTAAGTTCTGCTTCCAGTTTTTCCAGTTGTGATAACTCTTTCTGTCCCGGTGAAGTTTCATCACCCTGCAACGCTTCTTCCAGAGTTTGATGCTCAGGTTCAGTACTTATTCCGGCTTCATCCAGCACTTCTTCATTAACATAAATAGGTGCATTAAAACGAACAGCTAATGCTATCGCGTCACTCGGACGAGCATCTAATTCGATAAGTTGATTCTCGCGCTCATAAATTATTTGAGCATAAAAAGTACCCTCCGACAAATCATTGATATAAATCTGTTTAATTTCCGTGTCGAAACTAAGCACAAAGTTTTTGAGCAAATCGTGGGTCATTGGTCGGGGTGGTTTTATATTTTCCAGCTCGAGCGCAATAGCCTGCGCTTCAAATGAACCAATTATAATCGGTAATCTTTGATTGCCCTCTGCTTCACTCAAAATTAAAGCATAAGCACCGCCACTGCTGGGGCTGGTTGACAGTCCTAATATTTCCATTAACACTTTACTCAAATCTGCACCTGCTTTAAGCGTTTAAAAGTTAGTTATAAAGGTAATGATTTTTGTTTAAGTCTTAAACTTAGGTGTTTAATAAAGTAACTTTATTACTTTTGAGAAGTTTTATTGAATTTTCCTCGAATTTTGTTCCATAAAAATTCAAATAAAGGCTATATTCTCGCCCAATTTCGTTGACATTGCAAAACATTGAGGCTAACTTTTCAGCCCATTAACTGAGAACATTACAGAATATGCTCGAAAATTATTTTCCGATTTTAATTCTTGCTGTCGTTGCCGTCATTTTGGCTTTTGTATTATTGGCTTTATCCAAAATACTCGGCCCCTTCCGCCCCAATAAAACCAAGTTGAATCCATATGAAAGTGGTATGGATCCGGTTGGGGAAGCCAGAGATCGCTATTCCATTAGTTTTTACCTGGTTGCCATGGAATTTATTGTATTCGACCTTGAGGTTGTTTTTATATACCCTTGGGCGGTAAGATATCTTGAACTAGGTTTCGGAACTTTTATGGCGATGATGCTATTTATCACAGTACTATTCGTGGGGCTGCTTTACACACTTAAAAAAGGCACCTTAGATTGGGACTTAAATCATTTTAAAGCTTAAGTAGATACCATGGGAATTGAATCAGCACTTGGTGAAGGTTTTTTTACAACTAAAATTGATGCTCTTACAAACTGGGCACGAGCAAACGCTGCATGGCCAATGCCAATGGGCTTAGCCTGTTGTGCTATTGAAATGATGGCTTTTGCAGGGCCTCGATACGATGCTTCACGATTTGGATCGGAGGTTATGCGTTTTTCTCCGCGACAAAGTGATGTGATGATTGTGGCAGGTTGGTCGACCTATAAAATGTCGCATGCCATTCGCAGAATCTGGGATCAAATGCCTGATCCAAAGTGGTGTATTGCTATGGGAGCCTGTGCCTCAACTGGAGGAATGCACCGTTGTTATGGAGTAGTTCAGGG from Gracilimonas sp. harbors:
- the nuoB gene encoding NADH-quinone oxidoreductase subunit NuoB, with the translated sequence MGIESALGEGFFTTKIDALTNWARANAAWPMPMGLACCAIEMMAFAGPRYDASRFGSEVMRFSPRQSDVMIVAGWSTYKMSHAIRRIWDQMPDPKWCIAMGACASTGGMHRCYGVVQGVDNYLPVDAYVSGCPPRPDALLHALMKIQDKIKTEHSVLLDT
- the bshC gene encoding bacillithiol biosynthesis cysteine-adding enzyme BshC, translating into MDISGCSFSELSYSTLFNTYLTNFDSLKSFYVFNPLDKKEIERRANSLSDAESKKNYLAALSEYHKELGIADSQKNQREKLAKDDALVVVTGQQLGLFGGPLFTIYKTLTAILLSRKYEKDLGRPVVPVFWLADEDHDFEEISWVGITGRDDFSKVVLDKKGSGAPVSEEKLTDAIKSFKEKVKEELFDTDFSESLWELLDQYYREGNTHAKAFSGLINEWFAQEGVLIAGSNFSAIKKLAAPAFKKSIDKADSIYESIESKSAELERNFHRQVMNGDSNLFYLSEQKERIKIHKCEDDWTAGSKKRWSHFELLEEIENHPEKFSPNVFLRPVIQDKMLPTLGYVAGPGELAYYGQMKLFYEEFDLVMPPIFPRYTATIIESAISRIIEKLPFKVCEYEKRIEDLESEFIEQTDTVDIENIFSEWKDKLEEAAKEPLQVIDEIDPTLDGTVGKTVAGFANELDKLKGRVYRSIKQQEETQIKRIEKIKINLFPDGGLQERAVSPVYFMNKYGLDIWKKLLEEIEEEGLDLTKHHLINL
- the ndhC gene encoding NADH-quinone oxidoreductase subunit A gives rise to the protein MLENYFPILILAVVAVILAFVLLALSKILGPFRPNKTKLNPYESGMDPVGEARDRYSISFYLVAMEFIVFDLEVVFIYPWAVRYLELGFGTFMAMMLFITVLFVGLLYTLKKGTLDWDLNHFKA
- a CDS encoding bifunctional nuclease family protein, whose amino-acid sequence is MSKVLMEILGLSTSPSSGGAYALILSEAEGNQRLPIIIGSFEAQAIALELENIKPPRPMTHDLLKNFVLSFDTEIKQIYINDLSEGTFYAQIIYERENQLIELDARPSDAIALAVRFNAPIYVNEEVLDEAGISTEPEHQTLEEALQGDETSPGQKELSQLEKLEAELKTAIETENYEKAAKIRDRISKMKG